From the genome of Ectobacillus sp. JY-23, one region includes:
- a CDS encoding SCO family protein, translating into MKAWRMLTLCVSITAMLIVSGCGGKLENPLNWEIKEFSYSNQEGKTVGLKELKGKVWVADFIFTSCETVCPPMTANMMKLQEMLAKEDITDVTFVSFSVDPEVDKPEVRKDFMKNYDFGKAKWQFLGDYSQQEIQEFAMKNFQTPVSKPKNNSQVIHGTSLYLVDQSGKVVKKYSALNVPYEEIVKDIETIR; encoded by the coding sequence ATGAAAGCATGGCGTATGCTGACTTTATGCGTGAGCATAACAGCAATGTTAATCGTAAGCGGTTGCGGCGGGAAGCTTGAAAATCCGCTGAACTGGGAGATAAAAGAATTTTCCTACAGCAACCAAGAGGGGAAAACGGTTGGATTAAAGGAATTAAAGGGCAAGGTGTGGGTTGCAGATTTTATTTTTACCAGCTGTGAAACGGTATGTCCGCCGATGACAGCGAACATGATGAAGCTGCAGGAGATGCTCGCGAAGGAAGACATCACAGATGTGACATTCGTATCGTTTAGCGTAGATCCGGAGGTGGACAAGCCGGAGGTACGGAAGGATTTTATGAAAAATTATGATTTTGGAAAAGCAAAATGGCAGTTTCTTGGTGATTACTCCCAGCAAGAAATTCAGGAGTTTGCGATGAAGAATTTTCAAACACCAGTAAGCAAGCCGAAGAACAATTCGCAGGTTATTCACGGTACAAGCTTGTACCTTGTGGACCAAAGCGGCAAGGTTGTGAAAAAGTACAGCGCATTAAATGTGCCGTATGAAGAAATTGTTAAGGATATTGAAACTATTCGATAG
- a CDS encoding ABC transporter substrate-binding protein: MKKWITGAIAATLFAGIVTGCSSSKTSAKKEPTTISFVHWRGEDVEVFHTLIQKFEQENPEIKVKMNVYPSDQYQSTVQTVLRDGQAGDVFTSFPGAQFETLQKAGLFTDLTKESFTTNFEAHLIENGKKDGKQLALPYQLVFNIPVYNVGIFEKLGLTPPKDWESFLQVNEKLKANGYIPIAFPGADIGPGQFMNSMVMNNAPSDQSLSALQKGETKLTDEWWVKTLGQFKELQPYLQKDALGAKHDSAIALIAQEKAAILATGSYAVAGIQKQNPSIRLGLLAPITVQASQAKYEGVHTSTFMLAINSKSKKKGAAKKFLAFLSKQEIATEYANKTAQHVTVKGVSYESPILKELSTWTNKKTVFQPRFTITNANVEKAVTGSIQEVLGGTAPKQAAEAAQKIVEQNVVK, encoded by the coding sequence ATGAAAAAGTGGATTACAGGTGCAATTGCAGCGACTTTATTTGCAGGAATTGTGACAGGGTGCTCATCATCCAAAACATCAGCGAAGAAAGAACCGACGACAATCAGCTTTGTGCACTGGCGCGGGGAGGATGTAGAGGTATTTCATACTCTTATTCAAAAGTTTGAACAAGAAAATCCGGAAATTAAAGTAAAGATGAATGTGTATCCATCTGATCAATATCAATCAACAGTGCAAACTGTACTTCGAGATGGGCAAGCAGGAGATGTGTTTACATCGTTTCCGGGGGCGCAGTTTGAAACATTGCAAAAAGCAGGATTATTTACAGACCTTACAAAGGAATCATTTACAACAAATTTTGAAGCGCATTTAATTGAAAATGGGAAGAAAGATGGTAAGCAGCTTGCACTTCCTTATCAGCTTGTTTTTAATATCCCAGTGTATAACGTGGGGATATTTGAAAAGCTAGGTTTAACACCGCCAAAGGATTGGGAAAGTTTTTTACAAGTAAATGAAAAACTGAAAGCGAACGGCTATATCCCTATTGCCTTTCCAGGTGCCGACATTGGACCAGGTCAATTTATGAACAGTATGGTCATGAACAATGCACCGAGCGACCAAAGCTTATCAGCCTTACAAAAAGGTGAAACGAAGCTGACAGATGAATGGTGGGTGAAAACGCTAGGGCAATTCAAAGAACTACAGCCGTATCTCCAAAAAGATGCCCTTGGTGCCAAACATGATAGCGCCATTGCCTTGATTGCTCAGGAAAAAGCGGCAATTTTGGCGACCGGCTCGTATGCGGTTGCAGGTATTCAAAAGCAAAATCCGAGCATTCGTCTCGGCTTGTTAGCACCGATTACTGTTCAGGCATCACAAGCAAAATATGAAGGCGTACATACGTCAACCTTTATGTTGGCTATTAACAGCAAGTCGAAAAAGAAGGGAGCTGCAAAGAAGTTTTTAGCATTTTTAAGTAAGCAGGAAATTGCCACAGAATATGCCAATAAAACAGCGCAGCATGTGACAGTGAAAGGTGTAAGCTACGAATCTCCTATTCTAAAAGAGCTATCTACTTGGACAAATAAAAAGACGGTGTTTCAGCCGCGTTTTACCATTACTAACGCAAATGTGGAAAAAGCGGTGACAGGCTCTATTCAAGAGGTATTAGGAGGAACTGCACCTAAGCAAGCGGCGGAAGCAGCCCAAAAAATTGTGGAGCAAAATGTGGTGAAATGA
- a CDS encoding PH domain-containing protein produces the protein MGFLDGIMGNASEVSVQDVQKEFSNILAAGEQVEKAYRLIRDMFIFTDKRLILVDKQGITGKKTEYHSVPYRSITHFSIETAGSFDLDAELKIWISGGGMIQKQFNKNLNIYELQSVLAAYVLR, from the coding sequence ATGGGATTTTTAGATGGTATCATGGGCAACGCGTCAGAGGTGAGTGTACAGGATGTACAAAAGGAGTTTAGCAACATTCTTGCTGCAGGTGAGCAGGTGGAAAAGGCATACCGCTTAATTCGCGATATGTTTATCTTTACAGATAAGCGCTTAATTTTAGTCGATAAGCAGGGCATTACGGGCAAGAAAACAGAGTATCATTCCGTGCCATATCGAAGTATCACGCATTTCAGCATTGAAACAGCTGGCAGCTTCGACCTTGACGCGGAACTGAAAATCTGGATTTCCGGTGGCGGTATGATTCAAAAGCAGTTTAACAAGAATTTGAACATTTATGAGTTGCAGAGCGTTTTGGCAGCGTATGTGTTGAGGTAA
- a CDS encoding carbohydrate ABC transporter permease yields MLRTLLLFLYALLIIIPIGVIVGATFKDEAEIYKTPFSLPDSLSFGAYGDLLSHQEMGLYAQNSAIVTVSSMLLTLLFASFIAFAITQLPPWPARLVFVLFVFGMLVPAQVSMIPLYQVVTSLQLTNSLTGLVLVNIASTMSIAVFILTGFMKMIPKSLFEAAVMDGASYWHMYARIVIPLSLPSLASTAIFLVVMHWNDLLYPLLFITNDQKKTLPLALLGFQGEYITNYPVLFAGVILSSLPIVIAYIFLQRFFVSGLTAGATKS; encoded by the coding sequence ATGCTTCGGACATTGCTGCTTTTTTTATATGCTTTGCTCATCATCATACCAATCGGTGTGATTGTGGGGGCAACGTTTAAAGACGAAGCAGAGATTTATAAGACGCCATTCTCCTTACCGGATAGTTTGAGCTTTGGAGCATACGGTGATTTGTTATCTCATCAAGAAATGGGCTTATATGCGCAAAATAGCGCTATCGTGACAGTAAGTTCAATGCTGCTTACTTTGTTATTCGCAAGTTTTATTGCTTTTGCAATTACGCAGTTGCCGCCCTGGCCTGCCCGACTTGTGTTTGTGTTATTTGTATTTGGCATGCTCGTACCAGCGCAGGTTAGCATGATTCCGTTATACCAGGTTGTAACATCACTTCAGCTCACAAATTCCCTAACAGGTCTTGTGCTTGTAAATATTGCCTCGACCATGTCAATTGCAGTATTCATTCTGACGGGATTTATGAAGATGATTCCAAAATCGCTCTTTGAGGCGGCAGTCATGGACGGTGCAAGTTATTGGCACATGTATGCGCGTATTGTGATACCGTTATCATTGCCTTCGCTCGCCTCCACTGCGATTTTTCTTGTTGTGATGCACTGGAACGATTTGTTGTATCCGCTGTTGTTCATTACGAATGACCAAAAGAAAACCCTGCCGCTCGCTTTGCTCGGCTTCCAAGGTGAGTACATTACCAACTATCCTGTCCTTTTTGCAGGTGTTATTTTATCATCGCTACCTATTGTTATTGCTTATATCTTTTTACAACGTTTTTTCGTATCCGGCTTGACCGCAGGTGCGACAAAAAGCTAA
- a CDS encoding carbohydrate ABC transporter permease, with protein MRRYKLLWFLLPGFILYAVFQLFPICSAFYYSITNWDGLTPSYAYVGFENYKRLASDIVFHTALINNLKFMVVVVLLQSGMSLLFALYLVKHTKTNVVLRALYFFPTILSSVSVAFIWLFMYDPSIGLVSKILRQNWLGDKEFAIYAVALVQVWFHTGQMIVIFVSGLQAVPAELHEVATLEGANRWQRFRWVTWPLIAPAAAIVVSYTILQSFKAFDLIFAMTRGGPNYGTEILSTYIYASAFQNYSFGYAAALSVVFMLVVALVTLLQFQILRVNRVHY; from the coding sequence ATGAGGCGCTATAAGCTGCTTTGGTTTTTACTTCCCGGCTTTATCTTATATGCCGTTTTTCAGTTGTTTCCTATTTGTAGCGCGTTCTATTATTCCATTACAAATTGGGATGGTCTCACACCGAGCTACGCGTACGTCGGCTTTGAAAATTACAAACGACTTGCTTCAGATATTGTTTTTCATACCGCGTTGATAAATAATTTGAAGTTTATGGTGGTCGTCGTACTGCTGCAATCAGGCATGTCTCTCTTATTCGCGCTGTACCTAGTAAAGCACACAAAAACAAATGTTGTGCTACGCGCACTGTATTTTTTTCCGACCATTTTATCTTCAGTGTCCGTTGCGTTTATTTGGCTGTTTATGTATGACCCGAGCATCGGACTGGTCAGCAAAATTCTTCGTCAAAACTGGCTTGGTGACAAGGAGTTTGCCATATATGCGGTGGCACTTGTGCAGGTGTGGTTTCATACTGGTCAGATGATTGTCATTTTCGTATCCGGTTTGCAAGCGGTGCCAGCCGAGCTACATGAAGTTGCAACGCTTGAGGGAGCCAATCGCTGGCAGCGCTTCAGGTGGGTCACCTGGCCTCTCATTGCGCCGGCCGCGGCAATTGTAGTATCGTATACGATACTGCAGTCCTTTAAGGCATTTGATTTAATTTTTGCAATGACACGCGGCGGTCCGAATTATGGGACAGAAATCTTGTCGACTTACATATATGCATCCGCGTTTCAAAATTACAGCTTCGGCTATGCAGCGGCGCTGTCGGTGGTATTCATGCTGGTTGTTGCGCTTGTGACACTTTTACAATTCCAGATACTTCGCGTAAATCGCGTACACTACTAG
- the ssuD gene encoding FMNH2-dependent alkanesulfonate monooxygenase encodes MEVLWFLPTSGDSRYLGTKKGGRPATYVYLKQIAQAVDQLGFHGALLPTGQSCEDAWITASSLLSVTERMKFLVALRPGLMSPTVAARMASTFDRLSGGRLLVNVVTGSSPAEHGADGIHLSHAERYLVTDEFLSVWRNLLNGEEVNFEGEHFHIKGGKNVYPPVQSPYPPLYFGGSSAIAKEVAAKHVDVYLTWGEPPAAVKEKITHVQQLAARYGRTVRFGIRLHVIVRETADEAWDAAHALIRHVDDETVAAAQKALQQHESEGQRRMLALHSGNRNDLEISPNLWAGVGLVRAGAGTALVGDPETVVERIREYEALGIDTFILSGYPHLEEAYRVAELLFPLLFPSDDVAFAGERLADSIHPK; translated from the coding sequence ATGGAAGTGCTTTGGTTTTTGCCGACAAGTGGGGACAGCCGGTATTTGGGGACGAAAAAGGGAGGTCGGCCCGCGACGTATGTGTACTTAAAACAAATTGCGCAGGCGGTTGATCAATTAGGCTTTCACGGTGCATTGCTACCGACAGGGCAGTCATGTGAAGATGCGTGGATTACAGCATCTTCTCTACTGAGTGTGACAGAGAGGATGAAATTTCTGGTCGCGCTTCGTCCCGGCCTTATGTCCCCGACGGTTGCGGCCCGGATGGCATCCACTTTTGACAGGTTGTCTGGTGGTCGGTTACTTGTCAATGTGGTGACTGGCAGTAGTCCAGCAGAGCATGGGGCAGATGGGATTCACCTGAGTCATGCAGAGCGGTATCTCGTTACTGACGAGTTTTTGAGTGTGTGGCGCAACTTGTTAAACGGCGAAGAGGTGAACTTTGAAGGAGAGCATTTTCATATTAAGGGCGGGAAAAATGTATATCCCCCTGTACAGTCTCCATATCCACCCCTGTATTTTGGGGGTTCCTCTGCTATCGCAAAGGAAGTTGCAGCTAAGCATGTAGATGTGTATTTAACATGGGGAGAGCCACCAGCGGCAGTTAAAGAGAAAATCACACATGTACAACAACTTGCGGCAAGATACGGGCGAACGGTTAGGTTTGGAATTCGACTGCATGTGATTGTACGTGAAACAGCAGACGAGGCGTGGGATGCGGCTCATGCGCTTATTCGTCATGTTGATGATGAAACGGTGGCTGCAGCACAAAAAGCGCTACAACAACATGAATCAGAAGGTCAAAGACGAATGCTAGCCCTCCACAGCGGAAATCGCAACGACTTGGAAATTAGTCCAAATTTATGGGCGGGTGTTGGTCTCGTACGTGCCGGTGCAGGAACGGCACTTGTGGGTGACCCAGAAACAGTGGTTGAGAGAATTCGGGAGTACGAAGCACTTGGCATTGATACGTTTATCTTATCTGGCTATCCACATTTAGAAGAAGCGTATCGCGTTGCTGAGTTGTTGTTTCCACTGCTTTTTCCAAGCGACGATGTAGCTTTTGCAGGCGAACGATTAGCTGATAGCATTCATCCAAAATAA